The region CTTGGATTTGGATGTCTAACTTGTACATTATTTAAATTTTAAACTTATAATTATTTTGGTGCTACAATCTTCCACtcttcaaatcattgatagatggacttgaggttgtTATAACCTTTTCTGATCCAAATCTATTGATAGATGATCATggatcatcttcaatactttgcatcaatgataggttatcccTCGATGCACCATATTTTCAGTTCTTTGACTTGTGGATAGATAATCCCTAGGTAGTTACCTTGTGCAATTTAACATCTAATATTCATCACTAACCATTGACATTGTTGACCTAATTTGTCATTTGTCATTTACCTTTCTTGTTAATTTACTATATTTTCATTTATTTCCAAGCACTTTATGCTCATACTCATCATCATTATGTATATATCTCATGCATCTTTATCATTTGTAATTTATTTATTATCATTGCATTatcaaaaagaacaaaaacatgataaaatcaAAAGACGGAAAATGCATTCATATGTGACCCTTTGTTGGACTTAGAGGATTCATTAAGACCCTTACATTTGGACCTTTGCATTTGGACCTTGCCCCAATTCTTGACCTATTGCTCTACCTTGGATTTCCATCTATAACTTGCAATATTTTATTGTAAGAATGACATTCATGACACTACCATAGGGAGACATGCTTTTAAGCccattatccacttgttagcataagtcactttgcacacacaaggctttctcttggactgccttacaatgagaccctttatttaTCGCATTTATTACCTTGTAAATATCCATGTACATCACTAtttcaaaatcaataagcaataaacccttgatcTAACGTCAAATGGCATTTTCTCAATCAAACTaaaaaaacacaataaaaataCCATTAGAATTatgcgccatgagccttaagtggtggggAATGAGTAATAATGAAGTTTTCCCACCCTTACTTTGTGTATTTTGGACtcaagacgcttgacttgtttGTCTGAAATATTCGCCTCCgcccatagtctttagtgcaattctaataaaaaatatctcttttcaaaaaccataaaaacaacatcaactcatcaaacctTATTTTTGCGCTTTAGGGCATCACACCGAAAACCGtttttcaaggtaaaatcaaccaacacacaaacattttctactccgaactacgaagctctgattcTTCATCCCTCGATGATGATACctaggcacaagggccccaatccttggcgagcacaataataaaaaaaatccaATCTCATTATTTCCCCTCTTTTAAATAATAAAACTTAAAGATAAATACCCACAAACGTAGACAACTTAAATggttctcatggagtaccatgaacgcgaggggtgctaatacatttccTTTGCGTAATCGACTTCCGAATCCATATTTGGTTGCAAGACCAATCATTATCCCTTATTCTTTTTTCCTTTAAAAGGGTTTGATCGactattttccctttcctcttaggaataaataaaatccgaTGGCGACTCTGTGTCAGTGAAGTCAGTTTTTTCGCGGTAGCGACATCTGGTAAATGCAGTAGGTAACTGGGACTAGAAGCGGTTGAACCTCTTTTTCTCAGAGGATATTCTAGTGGAAATTATTGTAATATTCTGGTGGAAATTGTTGCAATATTACAGAGGTTTTAAATCTAATTTTTAGAATTGGATAACTTATAACATGAACATCAATCTCAGTAGAGATGAAGAGAAGCAATGGTAGGAAACCTAGGCCATTACTTGCCACAATATTTGTAGGTGGCGGAATCAAAGAATTTACGATGAACATTTCACCATGCCTCAAGATGCAGAGGTAGACATTCTGAACACGAAGCATCTATACATCATAAGCATGACCTTAACCTGCAGAAGTAACTTGAAGGCAACCACTATAATCTACATCAACTGGGAGCCTCCGGACCAGGGATGGCTCACCCTTAACACATAAGGGGCAGTTTTGAAAACTTGTGCCAGGTGTGGAGGAGTTGTTCGTGACAACAATGGCAACTGGATATTGGGTTATACAAAATATATGGGCAGCTGCAACTCGCTGAAGACGGAACTGTGGGGAATCTTAGTTGGTCTTGATCTCATCTAGCATAAATCGAATATTAAACTTTGCGTTCAAACTGAATGCAAGAAAGCTTTTGAGGCTACCATGGAAGATAACAAGTTAGCTAGAATCGAGGAAAACATGGTAAAGATCATACATAAGAAATTAAAGAGCTACACAAAATCCCAAATTAAACATATCTTGCGGAAGCAAACGACAGTGCTAATGGTTTAGCTAAGTTGGCTGATAGATGTAATGTAGGTTATAAAATGTATGATATGTGTTTTATAAAGATCAATAGTTTGTACAAAGGTGACTTGGAGGCTAACTTCAAAAAAAAGGATAGTTGATGTTTGTCTCAGTCTTTTGGTCTCTCCCCAACGAAacaaaaaaatcattttaaatctttataaattttattatttaaattgtatttgcgtttaattttaaaatagcctaacatatatatatatatatatatatatatatatatatatatatatatatatatatatatatatatatatttatatatcttTATAAAACTCATATTTTTAAACAATACCATGTTATCTTTATGAGTTTTATTATTTAACTTGTATTAAACTTTTTCATTAATAAGTAAATATAAATTTTAGATATAGgcccatatatatatatatatatatatatatatatatatatatatatatatatatatatatatatatatatatatatatatatatatatatatatatataaagatgATGTATTGTCGGTGTAAATCATAATACAAATATGATGTAGTAGGATATACGTCTCATTGATTGAGAGTGTAAAACTATTTTACACAGTCATGCatatctttttttttttatatatatatatatatatatatatatatatatatatatatatatatatatatatatatatatatatatatatatatatatatatatatatatatatatatatatatatatatatatatatatatataattctgTAATTCATTTTACATTTTTAAAATTAAACACAGAAAAAAAAAATTACACCATAGGACATAGCCCTATTTTCCAATCTTCAACAAAATCATTTATGGCCTACCAAGAAATTAAAAAAGAAGTTAACTTAACCAGCATGTATAACATGATGACCACTTTATAAATAGGGAACTAATCCTCTCCAAACATCATATCAATCTCTCCTTAAATTCATTTTTCTATATCCTTTTATCAATTCTCCCTTTGCAACTACACCATGGCTGAAGAGGAGCACCGTAGCCGCGGCCTCTTCCACCACAAAAAGGATGAAGATAAGAGACCTACCGGCGATGACTATGACTCCGGTAATTACCGAAAGACATCACACAATGATGAGTTTTCTAGTGGTGACAATGAATCTAGTTACAACAAAACATCATATGGTAATGAAAATCCCGGTGGTGACTATGGAACTGGTTACAATAAAACAACAACTAATTATGAAACATCTGATAACTATGGTGGTACTGGTAGTGGATACACTGACACCAAAACAACCACCGGTGGCGGCTACGGTGGCGGATATGGTGACTCTGACACCAGAAAAACTACCGGTGGCGGCTATGGTAGTGGTGGCTATGATGACTCTGACACCAGAAAAACTACTGGCGGCGGCTATGGTGGTGGTGGCTATGATGACTCTGACACCAGAAAAACTACTGGTGGCGGCTATGGTGGTGGTGGCTATGATGACTCTGACACCAGAAAAACTACCGGTGGTGGCTATGGTGGTGGCTATGGTGACTCTGACACCAAAACAACCACTGGTGGCGGTTATGGTGGTGGCTATGGTGACTCTGACACCAAAACAACCACTGGTGGTGGTTATGGTGGCGGTTATGGTGATGATACTAATAGTCGTGATGATGATGTTGATTATAAGAAGGAGGAGAAACATCACAAGAAACTTGAGCATGTTGGTGAGTTTGGTGCTGTAGCTGCCGGTGGTTATGCTTTGGTAATTTTCTATAATTATCATTATTACTCCTAATTGCTATTTATTTTCTCATAATatatttttgttctttgtttcttttctatttttctttttcttataGAGAGAGGTTTCTCCTTTTTGAAACTAAAATTGAAAATTTAAAAGTTATTAATTAGTTAATTTGGTGCAATTGATTTGATATAGTATGAGAAGCACAAATCAGGGAAGGATCCTGAGAACGCTCACAGGCACAAGATAGAAGAAGAGGTTGCAGCAGCTGCTGCAGTGGGATCTGGTGGATTTGCCTTTCATGAACATCATGAGAAAAAAGAATCCAAGGAGGAAGATGAAGAAGCCCATGGAAAGAAAAAACACCATTTCTTTGGCTGAAGATATGTGTATATAATATAACTATATAATAATAAGCATACAAGCATTATGGAAATATTCATTCTGCTTAGCTTTTACCCTATAATTAATTATGCTCTTGGGTTGTTTATGTGTATTTATTAGTATTGAGTTCATCTAATTGCAGTTTAATTTGAGTGGTTTGGAGAATGTAATTCCCAGATTGATATCATATAGATGATGCATGTATGTATGAATCTATATGTTGTGTTAATTGTTAAGTACACAATATACTATTGTAAAAGAATGTGAGATGATTTCAATAAAATTACTAGTTCTGCCGGTAAGTATTTATCTTAATATAGTCTTTGGGACACTTGTAATTTTTGTGTAACTATTGACCACTTATAATATAGATCTACTGATGCCTATAAATCATGAATGAAAAATAAATTGGATCATGCAAATCTTCGGATGTCAATAAGATAAAGTATCCAAACAAGAACAAAAGAGAACTCGTAAATTTAATATGGTTCGATGCAAATCTTTTCACACAATTTTGCTGTTTTAGAGTGAAAATGGATCAAACATTTCGGATTCTAAGTCAGGTTAATCAGAGTCCAATCCATGTTTTGGTGGTTGGGTAGAACCGTCTCAAAATTTTGAAAGATTTTGTATAAGAAATAGGAATTAACTTCAATTATGTTTTAAAATTTTTTTTCAAGAGATTATATTTAATCATAAATTAACTATAAAATATATGTATGAAGACCTTTTTTACTATCATTTATTTATGAGTAAAGCGCGAGATCGTCTTACACACTTTCAAAGACGGTTTTATAAAATATGAAAATTCCCTAAATTTTATCCGGACTATGATGGCTCACTCTTTGGACTTAACCTAGAGTCGAAGATGAGTCCATCTTCGAGGTCATAGTAAGGAATGATAAAGTGTTAATAGTGTCCAATGCAAGTGGTGCAATTAGGATACCAAGGCCATGTTTTTATTATCAATCTTTTAGTCATTAACTTAGTATGGGCTGAAGAGTGTGGGCCTAGTGGCTTGGATTACAATTCTTTGAGAATACGTCCTTTCACCCCTTTAGTTTGACCTGACACTCTCACGCTATATGCCgtataattttataaaaatatttctaataaaattgttcaaatttttgaaaaaaaaactgTGGTTTTCTGAATTTTTGGATTGATATCCTGGATTTTAAAGAAATTCTTGGTTTTTggtttttttataaatatttattaGATTTTTGTAAAAATTGGTATAAAAGCATAGATTTTACACTTATTTTTTAAAAAACCAATCTAAAATCATAATTTGTTTTCAAAAATCTATGGTTTTATATCTAATATTTGGAAAAACTAgtataaaattatattttttatatcAGATTTTTCAAAAAGTCGATATAAAATCATAAATTTTTGAAACACAAATTATGATTTTATATCAGTTTTTTCAAATATTCGGAAATCTACAAAACATATCGGAATAATTAAAAAAAATCGGCAGTATCAACTTTGTTTTTTATTAGTATcaattgtgtgtgtgtgtgcgcgcgcgtgCGTGCCTGCATGCGCGTGTGCGTgcgcgtgcgtgtgtgtgtgtgtgagagagagagagagagagttcCAAAAAGGGAGAAACAGATTTTGTTACGGAGATATTGCACACTTTACATTTTATTTTAACATGTAAACTATAACacacttcaaataaaataaacattCAGTAATAAATCATTATGTATTTAAGATATACAGGACTACAATGAAAACTTAGTTAGAATTAACCTCAATCTTGGAGATGATCtgaatcaatcttgatgaataagaatcaatctttctgatttatcattcctcactcttcactcgagtgatTCAACCATACATTGGTAGCAAGACGATTCCGCTGCACAATgattttaaaaaagaaaaagaaaattgTGAAAGTGAATTGGGACAGAAAatagaaattagggtttggggAGAAGGAGGAAGATAGATCAAATTCTGCAAAGTTTCTCTTTGTGTTTATTCTCACTAAATTTCTCTTATGCAACACATGTTTACAATAGTAGAGTACCTCCCTATTTATAGACGAGATTACTTGCACACCAAGTAATCTCTAACTAACAAACAAAATAAATGTTAAGTTTAACTTTGTCGAGGTTAACTCCTTCAACAACTATCTACTTCGACTAATTTCGAATACTATCGACCTCGACTCTGTCGAGTTTTACAACATACATAACACAAATATTTACATATCTAACACACCACCTAATTTATTATATCTAAGATATCTACATTCGCCATAGTTCTCAATCTTTTGAATAATTTGAATTGTACAACCTTTATCATGATGTTTGtaatctgattctcagttctacAGTGTTATAAGTTCAGGTTCCCATTTGCtacttgctctcgaagataatggaacctcattttgaCGTGTTTTCTTATTCTATGTGCTATCAGGTTCTTTGCCAGATTAATATCATACACGTCGTTGATTTTTATGATCATTGCTCCATGGTCTTCTCCTGAAATCTCCTCGATCAAGTTtaccatccatgttgcttgacatgcataGAGAGAGGTAACTATGTATTCAGCCTCACATGATGACAACGCTACCACTGGTTCTATTCTTGAACTCCAAGaaactggtgcaccacctagtATAAACATATACCCAGTTGTGGATTTTCTATCTTCAACATCACCACAacaacttgagtcggtgtatcccgATAGTTTGTATTCTTTCCCTTCATCTGTtgcaggaaacaaaattccatagtcAAGAGTTGCTTtgagataccttagtatcctctttaTGGATGCAAGGTGCGATACCTTTGGCTtttgcatgaatctactcaccatacctacattgtatgctagatcaagccttgtgtgacaaaggtgTCTTAACGATCCAATGAGTCTTCTATACTGAGTTGGATCGACATCATATTCATCTGAGTCCTTCAACAGTTGCAGTTTTGATTTAACATGTGTCGAAGTTTCATTGCAATCCTCCATCTCAAATATTTTGAGTATCTCGCTTGCATATCTTCTTCGATGCATCATCATGTCTCTATTACTATTATAGAATTCGATACCAAGGAAGTATGAAATGTTGCCCAGGTAATACATTTTGAACTCCTTGCTTAGATCGCTTTTtaagtcttcgatctccttcttgtTGCTACATGTTATCAAGAATTCTGCGAtatagagacatagtataagcaattcactccTACTTCTTATGACATATACTCCATGCGCAGTTGTGTACTTCAAAATTTTCTTCTTCCTTAGAAAACTATATATCTTCTTATTTCGAGCTCTTAGAGCTTTCTgaagtccatacaaggctttatgtAGCCTGTATACATTTCCTTCTTAGCCTTGCTTCAGAGAACTGACTGGTTGTGATACATAAACCTATTCATTTAGAGGGTCGTTAAAAAAttcacatttcacatccatctgacataTATACCAGTTATTCATGTTTGCTATACCAACAACCAACCTtattgtttcgatcctagcaactGGTGCAAAGACTTTatcaaagtcgattccttctcTGTGAAAAAATCCTTTAGATACAAGTTTTGCTTTGTATATGATTGTCATAACCCAAAAATTTGCCATACCTTCTTTCCACTTTTCATCTTACTTTTGACCTTAAGCTCATCTGCGTACTCATGACATAATCATTCATTTTTAGTTGCATTTTAGATAAGCACCATTGATTCAAAGGTTGTTGCTCGTGGCACATATGTTGGATATGTTTCTTTTTATGGTATTCTTGAGATTCAAGCCAATTGTATTTTGGTGCTACACTTAACCGTGGCATAAGGGAAATAAAATCCATGAGGAAGATAGTACAAAAACTGAAATTGAAACAATAAAACTCTTAAGAAAAAAACAACTAGAATGGTGTCTTCATAGTGATATCTAAGTGGGCCATAAACTTCTTCAATAGGACATCACAAAGCTCAATAAATTCCAAAGCTTCTTGGGGGGTATTGTCATAGTGTGCCATGTTTCTAGCTCTCATGTGAATTATAGAGATATCTCAAACTAGGTTGTTCGTGAATTCTGCTAAGTTAGAATGCTCGATCCTCTATGCTTCAGCCTTGTCACCTTGCTCCTGGATGATGACTTGGGCTTCATTTGTAAGCTTCCTCAAATGTTGGACTTCTTCTTCCAATTATAAGGCTTGGGTTATAAAGACTTCATGATCCTAGTTTGAAGGTGCACACGTTCCTTAAGATTCAATAGCTCTCCATAGATTCTCCTTCAATCTCGGGGTAGTATTTCTTCAGCTTTGGCTCGGAGCTGGTGTTCCCTAGCAGTTGAGGCTTGGGATTCTGCTAGCGGTCTCTCAAGTATTGGTATTTGAGATTCCAATGCATCATTCATCTCTTCCTGCTCCCACTTGGCTATCTCCCATGCTATTTTCCACTTCTTACCCTCTATTCGGGCATCCCTCAATTTCCGGT is a window of Lathyrus oleraceus cultivar Zhongwan6 chromosome 6, CAAS_Psat_ZW6_1.0, whole genome shotgun sequence DNA encoding:
- the LOC127097079 gene encoding uncharacterized protein LOC127097079, with the translated sequence MAEEEHRSRGLFHHKKDEDKRPTGDDYDSGNYRKTSHNDEFSSGDNESSYNKTSYGNENPGGDYGTGYNKTTTNYETSDNYGGTGSGYTDTKTTTGGGYGGGYGDSDTRKTTGGGYGSGGYDDSDTRKTTGGGYGGGGYDDSDTRKTTGGGYGGGGYDDSDTRKTTGGGYGGGYGDSDTKTTTGGGYGGGYGDSDTKTTTGGGYGGGYGDDTNSRDDDVDYKKEEKHHKKLEHVGEFGAVAAGGYALYEKHKSGKDPENAHRHKIEEEVAAAAAVGSGGFAFHEHHEKKESKEEDEEAHGKKKHHFFG